In Rhodoferax koreense, a genomic segment contains:
- a CDS encoding sulfite exporter TauE/SafE family protein, whose amino-acid sequence MMAQGVAVFALTAAVFMLAGLVKGVVGLGLPTVAMALLALWMAPAEAAALLVVPSLATNLWQLRPLAGLAALARRLGGMQVGIVLGTLAGLRCFGMGGAGASLWLGLALMAYAAWGLLGRPLHLSARCEPWLGPLAGAATGLVTALTGVFVLPAVVYLQALSLSREQLIQALGLSFTTSTLALALGLYAPQAHAAPLLGASALLLLPACAGMGVGQRLRQRLPVPAFRRWFFGALALLGGYIAVRALAA is encoded by the coding sequence ATGATGGCGCAGGGCGTCGCGGTCTTCGCGCTCACGGCCGCCGTGTTCATGCTCGCCGGCCTGGTCAAGGGTGTGGTTGGCCTGGGCCTGCCGACGGTGGCCATGGCACTGCTGGCATTGTGGATGGCGCCGGCCGAGGCCGCGGCGCTGTTGGTCGTGCCTTCGCTTGCGACCAATCTCTGGCAACTCCGGCCCCTGGCCGGACTGGCCGCGCTGGCGCGGCGCCTGGGTGGCATGCAGGTGGGCATCGTGCTGGGCACGCTCGCTGGCCTGCGATGCTTCGGCATGGGCGGCGCGGGCGCCAGCCTGTGGCTCGGCCTGGCCCTGATGGCGTATGCGGCCTGGGGTTTGCTGGGCCGGCCGTTGCACCTGTCGGCGCGCTGCGAGCCCTGGCTCGGCCCGCTGGCCGGTGCCGCGACCGGGCTGGTCACCGCGCTGACCGGGGTGTTCGTGCTGCCGGCCGTGGTGTATCTGCAGGCGCTGAGCCTGTCGCGCGAGCAACTGATCCAGGCCCTGGGCCTGTCGTTCACCACCTCGACCTTGGCCTTGGCGCTGGGCCTGTACGCACCGCAGGCGCATGCGGCGCCGCTGCTCGGCGCATCGGCACTGCTGTTGCTGCCCGCATGCGCCGGCATGGGCGTCGGGCAGCGGTTGCGCCAGCGGCTGCCGGTGCCGGCCTTCCGGCGCTGGTTCTTCGGTGCGCTGGCGCTGCTGGGCGGCTACATCGCGGTGCGCGCCCTGGCCGCCTGA
- a CDS encoding LysR family transcriptional regulator encodes MRFDLTDLQLFAHIAETGSITAGAARSHMTLASASQRVRGMEERLGAPLLLRGRQGVQVTEAGRTLLHHARLVLQQMERLRGELGDYGAGLHGHIRLLCNTSAMAEHLPAPLAAFLRQHPQLSIDLDEQPSAQIVEAVRDGLCDIGIVSDAVDAAGLRSFVFRRDDLVLVVPRGHAFARRRRVAFDELAGQSFVGLAADSPLQALVTQQARRLGQRLVYRVRVRHFEAVCSMVGQGIGIGIVPQAAAQRLAASLSIVGIGLAEPWAERQLLLCVRDEGRLPMYAQRLLDHLVPTKPEGPG; translated from the coding sequence ATGCGATTCGACCTGACCGACCTGCAACTCTTCGCGCACATCGCCGAGACGGGCAGCATCACGGCCGGCGCCGCGCGCAGCCACATGACGCTGGCCTCGGCCAGCCAGCGCGTGCGGGGCATGGAGGAACGGCTCGGCGCGCCCCTGCTGCTGCGCGGCCGCCAGGGCGTGCAGGTCACCGAGGCCGGGCGCACCCTGCTGCACCATGCGCGGCTCGTGCTGCAGCAGATGGAGCGGCTGCGCGGCGAACTCGGCGACTACGGCGCCGGCCTGCACGGCCATATCCGCCTGCTGTGCAACACCTCGGCCATGGCCGAACACCTGCCCGCGCCGCTGGCGGCGTTCCTGCGACAGCATCCGCAACTCTCGATCGACCTCGACGAGCAGCCGAGCGCCCAAATCGTCGAGGCCGTGCGCGACGGGCTGTGCGACATCGGCATCGTCTCCGACGCGGTCGACGCCGCCGGACTGCGCAGCTTCGTGTTCCGCCGAGACGACCTGGTGCTGGTGGTGCCGCGTGGCCATGCGTTCGCGCGCCGCCGCCGCGTGGCGTTCGACGAACTCGCGGGCCAGTCCTTCGTCGGCCTGGCGGCGGACAGCCCGCTGCAGGCGTTGGTGACGCAACAGGCGCGCCGGCTCGGCCAACGGCTCGTGTACCGCGTGCGTGTGCGCCACTTCGAAGCCGTGTGCAGCATGGTGGGCCAAGGCATCGGGATCGGCATCGTGCCGCAGGCCGCCGCGCAGCGGCTGGCCGCAAGCCTGTCCATCGTGGGCATCGGCCTGGCCGAGCCCTGGGCCGAGCGTCAGTTACTGCTGTGCGTGCGCGACGAGGGCAGGCTGCCGATGTATGCGCAGCGCCTGCTCGACCATCTGGTGCCGACGAAACCCGAGGGGCCGGGCTGA
- a CDS encoding DUF3597 domain-containing protein, protein MSILSSIFSKIFPSSHAGTPSPTAAPTPIPAPTSTPAVATAPASPPVAAAAQQAPMAEVDVTALLDGLNAKSGQKLNWKTSIVDLMKLLGLDSSLDARKQLAQELHYGGDTNDSAAMNTWLHRQVMTKVAANGGKMPDELK, encoded by the coding sequence ATGAGCATCCTCTCCAGCATCTTCAGCAAGATCTTCCCCTCTTCACACGCCGGCACGCCCTCGCCCACCGCGGCGCCGACACCGATCCCCGCACCCACTTCCACCCCTGCGGTGGCCACCGCCCCGGCTTCGCCACCCGTTGCCGCCGCGGCGCAGCAGGCACCGATGGCCGAAGTGGACGTGACCGCATTGCTCGACGGCCTGAACGCCAAGTCGGGCCAGAAGCTCAACTGGAAAACCTCGATCGTCGATCTGATGAAGCTGCTCGGCCTGGACAGTTCGCTCGACGCGCGCAAGCAACTGGCCCAGGAACTGCACTACGGCGGTGACACCAACGATTCGGCCGCGATGAACACCTGGCTGCATCGTCAGGTGATGACCAAGGTGGCCGCCAATGGCGGCAAGATGCCTGACGAACTGAAGTGA
- a CDS encoding TetR/AcrR family transcriptional regulator: MPSRTSLKTTASRGAAPNERVSARDKLLASATALFYEEGFNAVGIDRVIAHAGVAKASLYDCFGSKEELVRSYLDQRHAARQARISEGLAQFKTPRERLLGVFDLLEKLVVETGFRGCAFVKADAQAKADSSVRAVLDEARAWMRELFTGLARDAGVADAEGLARQLVILYDGATVAAQMDHDPGAVAAARGVAAALLEAALA; this comes from the coding sequence ATGCCTTCCAGAACTTCTCTCAAGACCACCGCTTCCCGCGGCGCGGCGCCGAACGAACGGGTTTCGGCGCGCGACAAATTGCTCGCGTCGGCCACCGCACTGTTCTACGAAGAAGGCTTCAACGCCGTCGGCATCGACCGCGTCATCGCCCATGCGGGTGTGGCCAAGGCTTCGCTGTACGACTGCTTCGGCAGCAAGGAAGAATTGGTGCGCAGCTACCTCGACCAGCGCCATGCGGCGCGGCAGGCGCGCATCTCCGAAGGCCTGGCGCAATTCAAGACGCCGCGTGAGCGCCTGCTTGGCGTGTTTGACCTGCTGGAGAAGCTGGTGGTCGAGACCGGGTTTCGCGGCTGCGCCTTTGTGAAGGCCGACGCCCAGGCCAAGGCCGACAGCAGCGTGCGCGCCGTGCTCGACGAGGCGCGCGCCTGGATGCGCGAACTGTTCACTGGCCTGGCGCGCGACGCGGGGGTGGCGGATGCTGAAGGTCTGGCGCGGCAACTCGTGATCCTGTACGACGGCGCCACGGTGGCGGCGCAGATGGACCACGACCCCGGCGCCGTGGCGGCGGCACGCGGCGTGGCCGCGGCCTTGCTCGAAGCGGCCCTCGCCTAG
- a CDS encoding MFS transporter — MSSIPSTVAALPQVQARPWAWRRPLSVRAAFFLQASITLTFLAGSSAPTPLYPLYASAWGFSPIAVTLVFGIYALAVLAALLVAGRLSDHVGRRPVLLAAAVAQAIAMLVLGTADGLAGLLLGRVIQGLSTGAAVAAVGAGLLDLDRARGTIANAIAPVMGTALGALAGGLMVHYLPAPTHLVYAVFGLVFVLQSLAVARMPETITPQAGALASLKPQFTVPPAVRTPLLLAVPMLVAVWAVAGFYGSLAPALVHGVFGFDASLFGGFALGLLAASGGAAVLLLQRAEARRMMLIGACGLLVGVAGVLLALGRHSAAVFFVATAITGMGFGAGFQGAIRTVVPFAAPHERAGVLSVAFVVSYLSMGAPVVVAGYFIAHGNGLLNTAFEFGAAVLALAAAALLGTLVRRAK; from the coding sequence ATGTCCTCGATCCCCTCCACCGTGGCGGCCCTGCCGCAAGTCCAGGCCAGACCGTGGGCATGGCGCCGACCCCTGTCCGTGCGCGCCGCGTTTTTCCTGCAAGCGTCCATCACGCTGACCTTCCTCGCCGGGTCGTCCGCCCCGACGCCCCTTTACCCGCTGTACGCGTCCGCCTGGGGCTTTTCGCCGATCGCGGTGACGCTGGTGTTCGGCATCTACGCGCTGGCCGTGCTGGCGGCACTGCTGGTGGCCGGGCGGCTGTCCGACCACGTCGGCCGCCGGCCGGTGCTGCTGGCGGCGGCGGTCGCGCAGGCCATAGCGATGCTGGTGCTCGGCACCGCCGACGGCTTGGCTGGCCTGCTGCTGGGCCGGGTGATCCAGGGCCTGTCCACCGGCGCGGCCGTGGCGGCCGTGGGGGCCGGCCTGCTCGACCTGGACCGCGCCCGCGGCACCATCGCCAACGCCATCGCGCCGGTGATGGGCACGGCGCTGGGCGCGCTCGCGGGCGGACTGATGGTGCATTACCTGCCCGCGCCGACGCATCTGGTGTATGCCGTGTTCGGCCTGGTCTTCGTGCTGCAGAGCCTGGCCGTGGCGCGCATGCCCGAGACCATCACGCCGCAGGCGGGCGCGCTGGCGTCGCTGAAGCCGCAATTCACCGTGCCACCCGCGGTGCGCACGCCGCTGCTGCTGGCCGTACCGATGCTGGTGGCGGTCTGGGCGGTGGCGGGTTTCTATGGTTCGCTCGCACCTGCCCTGGTGCACGGTGTGTTCGGCTTCGACGCTTCCCTGTTCGGCGGGTTCGCGCTCGGGTTGCTGGCCGCCAGCGGCGGCGCCGCGGTCCTGCTGCTGCAGCGCGCGGAGGCTCGACGCATGATGCTGATCGGCGCCTGCGGCCTGCTCGTGGGCGTGGCGGGTGTGCTGCTCGCGCTGGGCCGCCATTCGGCCGCGGTCTTCTTCGTGGCCACCGCCATCACCGGCATGGGTTTCGGCGCCGGCTTCCAGGGGGCGATCCGCACCGTCGTGCCCTTCGCCGCGCCGCACGAACGCGCAGGCGTGCTGTCGGTGGCCTTCGTCGTGTCCTACCTGTCGATGGGCGCGCCGGTGGTGGTCGCCGGCTACTTCATCGCCCACGGCAATGGCCTGCTGAACACGGCTTTCGAGTTCGGTGCGGCGGTGCTGGCACTGGCGGCAGCGGCGCTGCTGGGCACGCTGGTGCGGCGGGCGAAGTGA
- a CDS encoding sigma-54 dependent transcriptional regulator, whose translation MSSRSLLCVNLGSATSSLIGALSRAGWEVVEAGDLAEAARLQAHLSFTVSLLLIDAGRPALDAELDACVRASRGTEWVAVCDGRLLDSPVFRDLLLSFFFCYLPAPADPQALDLLLRHAYQLALLRRQHGRKELLGESEGMVGQGPAMQRLREQIRKVASNGAPVLIGGESGSGKELAAQGIHRRSRRAAGPFIAVNCGAISPLLIHSELFGHERGAFTGASSQHSGLIEAAHGGTIFLDEIGDLPLELQTSLLRFLQEKTITRVGAVRSIAVDARVVAASHVDLAEAVAKGRFREDLYYRLNVLPIEVPPLRDRMEDVPMLAEYFLRGCAHEAGTRVDGFRRQAMAALLAHDWPGNVRELHNRVRRAVVMADQRLIGAADLGLAPPERAWGGLDAARTAAERDAISVTLSRVGRNITIAARELGVSRMTLYRLMDKHHIVESRDARESLSP comes from the coding sequence ATGTCATCGCGAAGCCTGTTGTGCGTCAATCTCGGCAGCGCCACGTCTTCCCTGATCGGGGCGTTGTCGCGTGCCGGCTGGGAGGTGGTGGAGGCCGGTGACCTGGCCGAGGCCGCTCGGCTGCAGGCCCACCTGAGCTTCACGGTGAGCCTGTTGCTCATCGATGCGGGCCGACCCGCATTGGATGCGGAGCTCGACGCCTGCGTCCGTGCGTCCCGGGGCACCGAGTGGGTGGCCGTGTGCGACGGTCGGCTGCTCGACTCCCCGGTGTTCCGGGACCTGTTGCTGAGTTTCTTCTTCTGCTATCTGCCTGCGCCCGCCGATCCGCAGGCCCTGGACCTGCTGCTGCGCCATGCCTACCAGTTGGCGTTGCTGCGGCGCCAGCATGGCCGCAAGGAGTTGCTCGGCGAGTCGGAGGGCATGGTCGGCCAGGGTCCGGCGATGCAACGGCTGCGCGAGCAGATCCGCAAGGTGGCCAGCAACGGCGCGCCGGTGCTGATCGGCGGCGAAAGCGGCAGCGGCAAGGAACTGGCGGCGCAGGGCATCCACCGCCGGTCGCGTCGCGCCGCCGGGCCCTTCATCGCAGTGAACTGCGGCGCGATCTCCCCGCTGCTGATCCATTCGGAACTGTTCGGTCACGAGCGCGGGGCGTTCACCGGCGCATCCTCGCAGCACAGCGGGCTCATCGAGGCTGCGCACGGGGGCACCATCTTCCTCGACGAGATCGGCGACCTGCCGCTCGAATTGCAGACCAGCCTGCTGCGTTTCCTGCAGGAGAAGACGATCACCCGTGTGGGCGCGGTGCGCAGCATCGCGGTCGATGCGCGCGTGGTGGCCGCGTCGCATGTGGACCTCGCCGAGGCGGTGGCCAAAGGGCGCTTCCGCGAGGATCTGTATTACCGGCTCAACGTGTTGCCGATCGAGGTGCCGCCCTTGCGCGACCGCATGGAAGACGTGCCGATGCTGGCCGAGTACTTCCTGCGCGGCTGCGCCCATGAGGCCGGCACGCGCGTCGATGGTTTCCGCCGGCAGGCGATGGCGGCGCTGTTGGCGCACGACTGGCCGGGCAACGTGCGCGAACTGCACAACCGCGTGCGCCGGGCGGTGGTGATGGCCGATCAGCGGCTCATCGGTGCGGCCGATCTGGGACTGGCGCCACCGGAGCGCGCCTGGGGCGGGCTGGACGCTGCCCGCACCGCCGCCGAACGCGACGCCATCAGCGTGACGCTGAGCCGCGTGGGCCGCAACATCACCATTGCCGCGCGCGAGCTTGGGGTGTCGCGCATGACGCTGTACCGCCTGATGGACAAGCACCACATCGTCGAAAGCCGCGATGCGCGCGAGTCACTGTCGCCCTGA
- a CDS encoding acetate kinase translates to MIFSFVHAQTPPVAQESPSASALSTDERIEALQRQVSEQGRQLELLRRQMAEQADQAARLNAARERAARQAIRDGSVQGQSAAVEPAQAQPPSDATQSVRVGVAPAAPEVPAANVAQLFDQPGVLTPRGKFVFEPSFQYGYSSSNRVALVGYTVIPALLIGLIDVREVKRTVFTGAVTGRWGVSNRLEAEIKVPYVYRSDDTVSREIFTGSAFDNVFNTKGQAIGDIEFAARYQLNQPQPDNPYYIGSLRYKTRTGKSPFDVVTDCQTRCVGNTTGTGLPLDLPTGSGFNSLQAGLTWLFPSDPAVFFGGVSYTRNFQRSNVSRLVLNGERESLGSVKPGDALGLNFGMGLALNDKSTFSVGLDLNSVGKTRLNGAPLAGSVRTQLASLLLGYSYRISPTKTLNVSAAAGLTPDTPNFTLTVRLPITF, encoded by the coding sequence ATGATTTTTTCCTTCGTGCATGCGCAGACGCCGCCCGTCGCGCAAGAGTCGCCATCGGCTTCTGCGCTTTCGACCGATGAGCGGATCGAAGCCTTGCAACGCCAGGTGAGCGAGCAGGGCCGGCAACTCGAGCTGCTGCGCCGGCAGATGGCCGAGCAGGCCGATCAGGCGGCGCGCCTCAATGCGGCCCGCGAACGCGCTGCACGCCAGGCGATCCGCGACGGGTCCGTACAGGGGCAGAGCGCAGCGGTCGAACCCGCGCAGGCCCAGCCGCCGTCGGATGCGACTCAGTCCGTACGCGTGGGCGTGGCACCGGCCGCCCCAGAGGTGCCGGCCGCGAACGTGGCCCAGCTCTTCGACCAGCCCGGCGTCCTCACACCGCGTGGCAAGTTCGTCTTCGAGCCGTCGTTCCAGTATGGCTACTCGTCGAGCAATCGCGTGGCGCTGGTGGGCTATACGGTGATCCCTGCGCTGCTGATCGGCCTGATCGACGTGCGCGAGGTCAAGCGGACCGTGTTCACCGGCGCGGTGACCGGCCGATGGGGCGTGTCCAACCGGCTCGAGGCCGAGATCAAGGTGCCTTACGTCTATCGCTCGGACGACACCGTGAGCCGCGAGATCTTCACCGGCTCGGCCTTCGACAATGTCTTCAACACCAAGGGACAGGCCATCGGCGACATCGAGTTCGCCGCCCGCTACCAACTCAACCAGCCACAGCCCGACAACCCCTACTACATCGGCTCGCTACGCTACAAGACACGCACCGGCAAGAGCCCTTTCGATGTAGTGACCGACTGCCAGACGCGATGCGTGGGCAACACCACCGGCACCGGGCTGCCGCTCGATCTGCCCACCGGCTCCGGCTTCAACTCGCTGCAGGCGGGGCTCACCTGGCTGTTCCCATCAGACCCCGCGGTGTTCTTCGGCGGCGTCAGCTACACGCGCAACTTCCAGCGCAGCAACGTGAGCCGCCTCGTGCTCAATGGCGAGCGTGAGTCGCTCGGGTCGGTCAAGCCCGGCGACGCGCTCGGCCTGAACTTCGGCATGGGCCTGGCATTGAACGACAAGTCGACCTTCAGCGTCGGCCTGGACCTCAACTCCGTGGGAAAGACCAGACTCAACGGTGCGCCCCTGGCCGGTTCGGTTCGCACGCAACTGGCGTCGCTGCTGCTGGGCTATTCGTACCGCATCAGTCCGACGAAAACACTGAACGTTTCGGCTGCCGCAGGCCTGACACCGGACACGCCGAATTTCACGCTGACGGTCAGGTTGCCGATCACGTTCTGA